Proteins from a single region of Betaproteobacteria bacterium:
- a CDS encoding thioesterase family protein has product MARVQIDLPERFSFTTEIALYLSHMNYTGHLDNALLLTLVSEARARYFGWLGYSEMNVEGVGIVVADAAVQYRSEAFHGETMVVRTAAADFNKYGCDLLWRMDDKASGREVARGKTGIVFFDYAGRKVAPLPDSFRRRAGEALA; this is encoded by the coding sequence ATGGCCCGAGTCCAGATCGACCTTCCGGAGCGGTTTTCCTTCACCACGGAAATCGCTTTGTACTTGAGCCACATGAACTACACGGGTCATCTCGACAACGCGTTGCTGCTCACGCTGGTTTCCGAAGCGCGGGCGCGCTATTTCGGCTGGCTCGGCTACTCGGAGATGAACGTGGAGGGCGTCGGCATCGTGGTCGCGGACGCCGCCGTGCAGTACCGATCCGAAGCCTTCCACGGTGAGACGATGGTCGTGCGCACGGCCGCCGCCGATTTCAACAAGTATGGCTGCGACCTGCTCTGGCGGATGGACGACAAGGCATCGGGTCGCGAGGTCGCGCGCGGCAAGACCGGCATCGTGTTCTTCGATTACGCCGGGCGCAAGGTCGCACCGTTACCGGACAGTTTTCGGCGACGCGCCGGCGAAGCGCTCGCATAG